A stretch of the Acanthochromis polyacanthus isolate Apoly-LR-REF ecotype Palm Island chromosome 22, KAUST_Apoly_ChrSc, whole genome shotgun sequence genome encodes the following:
- the eef1b2 gene encoding elongation factor 1-beta: MGFGDLKSASGLKVLNDFLSDRSYIEGYVPSQADVAVFEAVSAPPPADLCHALRWFNHIKSYQNQKNSLPGVKKPLGQYGPAGVADTTSGPVPASKDDDDDDDDDIDLFGSDDEEDAEAARLKEQRLAEYAAKKAKKPALIAKSSILLDVKPWDDETDMAKLEECVRSIQMDGLVWGQSKLVPVGYGIKKLQIGCVVEDDKVGTDILEEQITAFEDFVQSMDVAAFNKI, translated from the exons ATGGGCTTCGGTGACCTGAAATCCGCCTCCGGCCTCAAAGTGCTGAACGATTTCTTGTCGGACCGCAGCTACATAGAGGG GTACGTTCCCTCTCAGGCTGATGTGGCGGTCTTCGAGGCGGTCTCGGCTCCGCCTCCTGCTGACCTGTGCCACGCCCTCCGCTGGTTCAACCACATCAAGTCCTACCAGAACCAGAAGAACAG TCTGCCAGGTGTGAAGAAACCTCTGGGTCAGTACGGCCCTGCAGGTGTGGCTGACACCACCTCAGGCCCCGTCCCCGCATCAAAAGACGACGATGACGACGATGATGACGACATCGACCTGTTCGGCTCTGACGACGAG GAAGATGCCGAGGCCGCCAGGCTGAAGGAGCAGCGTTTGGCCGAGTATGCTGCCAAGAAGGCCAAGA AGCCCGCCCTCATCGCCAAATCTTCGATCCTATTGGACGTGAAGCCGTGGGACGACGAGACGGACATGGCCAAGCTGGAGGAGTGTGTTCGCAGTATCCAGATGGACGGCCTGGTCTGGGGGCAGT CCAAGCTGGTCCCGGTGGGTTATGGCATCAAGAAGCTGCAGATCGGCTGCGTGGTGGAAGACGACAAG GTGGGCACAGACATCCTGGAGGAGCAGATCACAGCCTTTGAGGACTTCGTTCAGTCGATGGACGTGGCAGCTTTCAACAAGATCTGA
- the arl11 gene encoding ADP-ribosylation factor-like protein 11, giving the protein MGQARSSYCPQVILMGLDSAGKSTLLARLLTGQVMETSPTVGFNVGTLVLDKKTSLTVWDIGGQRSMRPNWRFYLDDCKALVFVVDSTDPGRIPEAQKALKKVLSDERLRGVPLMVLANKKDLPNSMTIREVSRQLDLPSYGDRLWEIQACSALQGLGLQQAFLSVHKLIKRS; this is encoded by the exons atgggtCAGGCTCGCTCCTCCTACTGTCCTCAG GTGATCCTCATGGGCCTGGACTCTGCTGGGAAGTCCACTCTGCTGGCCAGACTGCTGACAGGACAG GTGATGGAGACGTCTCCGACCGTCGGCTTCAATGTGGGAACCCTGGTCCTGGACAAGAAGACGTCTCTGACGGTGTGGGACATCGGAGGACAGAGAAGCATGAGACCCAACTGGAG GTTCTATCTGGACGACTGTAAGGCTCTGGTCTTCGTGGTGGACAGCACTGATCCTGGTCGGATCCCAGAGGCCCAGAAGGCCCTGAAGAAGGTTCTGAGTGATGAGAGGCTGAGAGGAGTTCCTCTGATGGTTCTAGCCAACAAGAAGGATCTGCCCAACTCCATGACCATACGGGAG GTCTCCAGACAGCTGGACCTCCCGTCCTATGGGGACCGTCTGTGGGAGATCCAGGCCTGCAGTGCTCTCCAGGGCCTGGGCCTCCAGCAGGCATTCCTGTCGGTCCACAAACTGATCAAGAGGAGCTGA